A stretch of the Brevundimonas sp. MF30-B genome encodes the following:
- a CDS encoding cob(I)yrinic acid a,c-diamide adenosyltransferase, producing MVVLNKIYTRTGDGGRTRLASGAETSKTDSRVAAYGTVDELNAVLGVARLHSGQNDRIDAMLARIQNELFDLGADLATPLDPPPAWEALRIVASQVERLEQEIDWMNESLKALDSFILPGGAPLSAHLHLARTVCRRAEREAVALVETGAELNPEAVRYLNRLSDHLFVAARRANANGAGDVKWRPGATR from the coding sequence ATGGTGGTGCTGAACAAGATCTACACCCGGACTGGCGACGGCGGCCGCACCCGCCTGGCCTCAGGCGCCGAGACCTCCAAGACCGACTCTCGCGTCGCCGCCTATGGCACGGTCGACGAGCTGAACGCCGTCCTGGGCGTCGCTCGCCTGCATTCGGGCCAGAACGACCGCATCGACGCCATGCTGGCTCGCATCCAGAACGAGCTCTTCGACCTCGGAGCCGATCTGGCGACGCCGTTGGATCCGCCGCCCGCCTGGGAGGCGTTGCGCATCGTCGCCTCGCAGGTCGAACGGCTGGAGCAGGAGATCGACTGGATGAACGAGAGCCTGAAGGCGCTCGACAGCTTCATCTTGCCGGGCGGCGCGCCCCTGTCGGCGCACCTGCATCTGGCGCGCACCGTCTGTCGCCGCGCCGAGCGCGAGGCGGTCGCCCTCGTCGAGACCGGGGCGGAGCTGAACCCGGAGGCGGTACGCTATCTCAACCGCCTGTCGGACCACCTGTTCGTCGCCGCCCGCCGCGCCAATGCCAACGGCGCCGGGGACGTGAAATGGCGGCCCGGCGCCACCCGCTGA
- a CDS encoding twin transmembrane helix small protein, protein MSVFDILILAAVAAVAITLFYGLYTLYRGGDLARSRSNKIMRLRVLLQAVAVVLLLIGFWWKSTHGA, encoded by the coding sequence ATGAGCGTCTTTGACATCCTGATCCTGGCGGCTGTGGCGGCGGTGGCCATCACCCTTTTCTATGGCCTCTACACCTTGTATCGCGGGGGCGACCTGGCCCGCTCGCGGTCCAACAAGATCATGCGGCTGCGAGTGCTGCTGCAGGCGGTGGCGGTCGTCCTGCTGCTGATCGGCTTCTGGTGGAAATCCACGCACGGAGCCTGA
- a CDS encoding TonB-dependent receptor domain-containing protein: MIISSVLSRKSGWLSAVALSAVASSALASPEETDQSRQQQAHQVADVVVTAAGFEQRIQQAPASISVVPRAEIEEMRAVSIAEILTAVEGVDVGAPVGKTGGQTINIRGMGSDYTLILIDGRRQNTAGSVTPNGFGETATSFLPPVSAIERIEVVRGPVSTLYGSDAMGGVVNIITRKVGDVWTGSGTAHYTLQGDNEFGDIRGGDVYLSGPLIRDRLGLTLRASRSEREASSLTFENAVGTDAPVTGFGRSSTANRIWSVGGRLSATPHPDHDVWLDVDVARQWYDNRNSEMGTATTAGGYDKFLEFNRDQVSLAHDWRLPFGMLESNVSLGRTETVGRIIPNGVAGAGGPRTLESENRIFDTKLFSQWRNHTFTVGGQYWEAEMVDGVAPERFEHTQWALFAEDEWRFTDTLALTLGARHDDHSKFGSHFSPRAYLVWNATDAWTFKGGVSQGFKTPRLEQLAEGINGFGQQGRLPLLGTPTLKPETSTSTEIAAFYDAGGPIRASLTLFHNTFEDKIASGVPIANCSFGLTAAQYAAGGYPTTGCADVGFWPTFATFGQSVNIDEAETRGAEASMRWRFAPDWMLQANYTFTESEQKSGASAGLPLTDTPEHMVNANLRWQATDRLGLWVRGEYRSERYRGAGVPQDVWGDYEAYGLMHIGGAYDATDNVTFTAAVYNVFDTDFVQLLPYGTPVAYTPKYANNQEPRRLWVSVTARF; encoded by the coding sequence ATGATCATCTCCTCCGTTCTCTCGCGCAAATCCGGCTGGTTGAGCGCGGTCGCCCTCAGCGCCGTGGCGTCTTCAGCCCTTGCATCGCCCGAAGAGACGGATCAGAGCCGCCAGCAGCAGGCCCACCAGGTGGCCGACGTGGTCGTCACCGCGGCCGGTTTCGAGCAGCGCATCCAGCAGGCGCCGGCCTCAATCAGCGTCGTTCCGCGCGCCGAGATCGAGGAGATGCGCGCGGTCTCCATCGCCGAAATCCTGACCGCCGTCGAAGGCGTCGATGTCGGGGCGCCCGTCGGCAAGACTGGCGGCCAGACCATCAACATCCGCGGCATGGGCTCGGACTACACCTTGATCCTGATCGACGGTCGCCGCCAGAACACGGCCGGCAGCGTTACGCCCAACGGCTTTGGCGAGACCGCGACCAGCTTCCTGCCGCCCGTCTCGGCCATCGAGCGGATCGAGGTCGTGCGCGGCCCGGTCTCGACCCTGTACGGCTCCGACGCCATGGGCGGCGTGGTCAACATCATCACCCGCAAGGTCGGCGATGTCTGGACCGGCTCCGGCACGGCTCATTACACCCTGCAGGGTGATAACGAGTTCGGCGACATCCGCGGCGGCGACGTCTACCTCAGCGGCCCGCTGATCCGCGATCGCCTGGGCCTGACGCTACGTGCCTCTCGGTCCGAGCGCGAGGCGTCGAGCCTGACCTTCGAGAACGCGGTCGGGACCGATGCGCCCGTCACCGGTTTCGGGCGCAGCTCGACCGCCAACCGCATCTGGAGCGTCGGCGGCCGCCTGTCGGCGACCCCGCACCCCGATCACGACGTCTGGCTGGACGTCGATGTCGCGCGCCAGTGGTACGACAACCGCAACAGCGAGATGGGCACCGCCACCACCGCCGGCGGCTATGACAAATTCCTTGAGTTCAACCGCGACCAGGTCTCGCTGGCGCACGACTGGCGCCTGCCGTTCGGCATGCTGGAGTCCAATGTGTCGCTGGGCCGCACCGAGACCGTTGGCCGGATCATCCCCAACGGCGTCGCCGGCGCTGGCGGTCCTCGCACCCTGGAGAGCGAGAACCGCATCTTCGACACCAAGCTGTTCTCGCAGTGGCGCAACCACACCTTCACCGTCGGCGGCCAGTACTGGGAAGCCGAGATGGTCGACGGCGTGGCGCCCGAGCGGTTCGAGCACACCCAGTGGGCCCTGTTCGCAGAGGACGAGTGGCGTTTCACCGACACCCTGGCCCTGACCCTGGGCGCGCGTCACGACGACCACTCCAAGTTCGGCTCGCACTTCAGCCCGCGCGCCTATCTGGTGTGGAACGCGACCGACGCCTGGACTTTCAAGGGCGGCGTAAGCCAGGGCTTCAAGACGCCGCGGCTGGAGCAACTGGCGGAGGGCATCAACGGCTTCGGCCAGCAGGGCCGCCTGCCGCTTTTGGGCACGCCCACGCTGAAGCCCGAGACCTCCACTTCGACAGAGATCGCCGCCTTTTATGACGCCGGCGGCCCGATCCGGGCCAGTCTTACGCTGTTTCACAACACCTTTGAGGACAAGATCGCCTCGGGCGTGCCAATCGCCAACTGCAGCTTCGGCCTGACGGCGGCGCAGTATGCGGCCGGGGGCTATCCGACCACGGGCTGCGCCGACGTCGGCTTCTGGCCCACCTTCGCCACCTTTGGCCAGTCGGTGAACATCGACGAGGCCGAGACGCGCGGCGCCGAGGCTTCGATGCGCTGGCGCTTCGCCCCGGATTGGATGCTGCAGGCCAACTACACCTTCACAGAGAGCGAGCAGAAGTCGGGCGCCTCGGCCGGCCTGCCCTTGACCGACACGCCCGAGCATATGGTCAACGCCAATCTGCGCTGGCAGGCCACCGACCGCCTGGGCCTTTGGGTGCGCGGCGAATATCGGTCGGAGCGTTATCGCGGCGCGGGCGTGCCCCAGGACGTCTGGGGCGACTACGAGGCCTATGGGCTGATGCACATCGGCGGCGCCTATGACGCGACCGACAACGTCACCTTTACTGCAGCCGTCTACAACGTGTTCGACACCGACTTCGTGCAGCTGCTGCCGTACGGAACGCCGGTCGCCTACACGCCGAAGTACGCCAACAACCAGGAGCCTCGACGCCTGTGGGTTTCTGTGACGGCGCGCTTCTGA